One window from the genome of Schistocerca piceifrons isolate TAMUIC-IGC-003096 chromosome 8, iqSchPice1.1, whole genome shotgun sequence encodes:
- the LOC124712421 gene encoding R3H domain-containing protein 1-like: MNDIYKPSLWYYEKLMFLADHCLPRKSTAIGLTQHSMTEDNESEETCSLSSQSVDIQPSPHQNIEGCYSFDEDVMNDVCIGEQCGEAAAATTTAPPPPSPPPPPPPPPPPPPPPTHATQSRDGRRKRPGDGYMSAVEVIANKICASQDRQQPSAELTMDSCMIFIGNLAKEIKINEIRMQLIRDLVNVTTEAKLKDLQIQMQNSSDSEIV; the protein is encoded by the exons ATGAACGAT ATATACAAACCATCTTTATGGTATTACGAGAAGTTAATGTTTTTGGCGGATCATTGCTTGCCACGAAAAAGTACAGCCATAGGCCTGACTCAACATTCCATGACTGAGGacaatgaaagtgaagag ACATGCAGTCTCTCTTCTCAAAGTGTGGATATACAACCATCACCACATCAAAACATCGAAGGCTGTTATAGTTTTGATGAGGATGTGATGAACGATGTATGCATTGGGGAACAATGtggagaagcagcagcagcaacaacaacagcaccaccaccaccatccccaccaccaccaccaccaccaccaccaccaccaccaccaccaccaacccatGCCACTCAAAGCAGGGATGGAAGAAGAAAGAGGCCTGGTGATGGGTACATGAGTGCTGTTGAGGTCATAGCTAATAAAATATGTGCCAGCCAAGACCGCCAACAACCCTCGGCAGAGCTAACTATGGATAGCTGCATGATATTCATTGGTAACCTTGCAAAGGAAATCAAGATCAATGAAATCAGAATGCAGTTAATAAGAGATCTTGTTAATGTAACAACAGAAGCAAAACTTAAAGATCTACAGATACAAATGCAGAACTCGagtgacagtgaaattgtataa